A window of Desulfuromonas soudanensis genomic DNA:
TCTGTATTCTACATTCTTCCTAAAAAAAACGCCCCGCTCCGGAGGAGGGTCCGGGCGGGGCAAGGGGCCCTGGGGGAGCAGGGCCAAGGAGAAACGGTTGCGGACGGCTACTTGACGACCATCGTCGCCCAGGCGGGGATTTCGTTGAGGACCACGTCGAAGACCGGGATGACCAGGGCATAGGTCAAAACCGTGACCAGGACGATGCCGAGGACGTTGAGGCCGAAGCCGCTCTTCACCATCTGCGGGATCGTCACGTACCCGGAGCCGAAGACGATGGCGTTGGGGGGGGTGGCCACCGGGAGCATGAAGGCGCAGGAGGCGGCGATGGCCGCCGGAATCACCAGCAGCAGAGGGTTCTGGCCGAGGCCGATGGCGACCGCCGAAAGGATCGGCATGACCATGGCGGCGGTGGCGGTATTGGACGTCAGCTCGGTGAGGAAGATGATCAGGGTGGTCACGGCGATCACCAGGACGAGGATCGGGGCATGCTCGAGGAGGGTGACCTGGCTGCCGACCCATTCGGCGAGCTTGGTGACCTTGAAGCCGTCGGCCATGGCGAGGCCGCCGCCGAAGAGAATGAGCACCCCCCAGGGCATCTTCGAGGCCCAGTGCCAGTCCATGACGAAGGTGTTCTTTTTCATGTTCACCGGGATCAGGAAGAGGACGAGGGCCCCGGTCATGCCGATGGCGGCGTCGGTGACCAGTTTCGGATCGGGAAAGAGAAAACTGATCTGGGCGCGAAAGATCCAGGCCAGGGCGGTCAGGCCGAAAACCAGGGCCGTCCAGCGCTCACCGGTGTTCATGCTCCCCATCGCCCGCAGTTCTTCGTTGATCAGGGCGCGGCCGCCCGGGACCTTCTTGAGTTTCATGGGGTTGGCAAAACGGGTCAGCCACAGCCAGGTCAGGGGGAGGAGGATGACCACCAGGGGGACACCGACGAGCATCCACCTGGCAAAGGTGATCTCGTAGCCGTAGGTCTTCTGCAGGTACCCGGCAAGAACAGTGTTGGGCGGTGTGCCGATGAGGGTGGCGATGCCGCCGATGGAGGCGGCGTAGGCGATCCCGAGCATGAGGTTGAGGCCGAAGGCGAACTTGTCCGGGGAAAAATCGATCTCCTTGTCGAGGCCTTCCTTTTTTCCCTCCTCGATGACGTGGGCGATGATCGCCAGACCGATCGGCATCATCATGACGGCGGTGGCGGTGTTGGAGACGAAGGCGGAGAGGACGGCGGTTGCCGCCATGAACCCGAAGATCAGCCGGCTCGGAGAGAAGCCGACGATTCTGACGATGTTCATGGCGATGCGCCGGT
This region includes:
- a CDS encoding SLC13 family permease, with the protein product MMASVWNRLWKMHDETKGLVLFSPRALLKGLGRHLAFSNGRQEHEVDLADEMEESPAEHTRRVTSGPGGVEEGEPREYTTRQKIGLVLGPVLFSLMLLIPTPAGMEPAAQKMAAVALLMACWWMCESIPIPATSLLPITLFPLMGIMHTSKATAPYASHLIFLFMGGFILALAMQRWNLHRRIAMNIVRIVGFSPSRLIFGFMAATAVLSAFVSNTATAVMMMPIGLAIIAHVIEEGKKEGLDKEIDFSPDKFAFGLNLMLGIAYAASIGGIATLIGTPPNTVLAGYLQKTYGYEITFARWMLVGVPLVVILLPLTWLWLTRFANPMKLKKVPGGRALINEELRAMGSMNTGERWTALVFGLTALAWIFRAQISFLFPDPKLVTDAAIGMTGALVLFLIPVNMKKNTFVMDWHWASKMPWGVLILFGGGLAMADGFKVTKLAEWVGSQVTLLEHAPILVLVIAVTTLIIFLTELTSNTATAAMVMPILSAVAIGLGQNPLLLVIPAAIAASCAFMLPVATPPNAIVFGSGYVTIPQMVKSGFGLNVLGIVLVTVLTYALVIPVFDVVLNEIPAWATMVVK